DNA from Phragmites australis chromosome 16, lpPhrAust1.1, whole genome shotgun sequence:
tttgtatatgtttgaattcaaattgaattgaaagaagaatatcacataaaatgataaaaatacatataaatggagcattacaaaggaactcactttttctccatataatctagggttgaaaacgGTCGGAAACGATCGAAATACGCTAAAACCGTTTTCATTTCCGTATTTTTTTTCTCGGAAACGAAATCGGTAGTGGTAATGCCGAAAACGAATATGGTATCGGTTATATCGGAAAATCGAAAATGATATTATCGGATCGATAATATGTCGATTTCGATCGGGGATCGATAATTCTGAACGAAAACACCAAAACATAGCTCACAAGTTATACATCACATACGACAAGTTTAATGAAGTCATACATGACATGACTATAATCGACATGAGTATATGTTATATCGATACATCTTTTATGATAAGACAATTATTAATTGACAAGCAAAAGGATAAAAATCTCCATATAAGCGTAAATGTTTAGCACAAGAATTTAAGTTTCCATACAAGTAGTCAAGCATAACACAACCTCGTCACAAGGATTAAAGTCTCCATACAAGCGCAACACTAAGTCTCCATACAAGTTTTGTCCATACAAATATTATTTGACCAAGcacaacacaaactcatcacTTTTGAATTTCCTCTTTCTTCACTTTTTTGGCGGCCTACAGCTCaacctcaagctcatcatcatcacttgccAAGTCTTCATCCTGTTGTTTTGTAGGAAAATTATTCAATTAACCTCCAGCAAGTCTTTTTGCACAAATGAGAACAGAAAATAGTAGTTgtacaatttatattttatacctcAAACATCAGATTATTAGCAACAACCTCAAGAATATCAAGATCAACGACCAATGACGAAACATTCTTAGAACCTGAAATGTCAAGGCATGTACATTAGTAAAAATGTGAAGACTTTACATGAGTAGAAGTTTAAATTGTCACCTTTTTTTTGCTGCAGCTATCCAATCTTTAGTGCAAATCAGTGCTTGTACCATCTCAGGATCAAGACGAGAacgatatggatcaacaacacGGCCACCAGCACTAAAAGCCGATTCATAAGCTACCGTTGACACTTGCATGCAAAGCACATCACGAGCAAGCAGCCATAGAATAGGATACTCATCCCTCTGACCCTTCCACCATGCTAAAATATCAAATGTATGATAATTGGCTTTGGTAACCTTTAATGGTGGTTCAGCCAAGTACTTATCCAAGTCGTTTGCATCATCATGTAGGTCATGTGTGTCATATAGGTAGCTATCAAGTTCCTCATCTACCGTGTTTATAAACAAATCTGCCTCTGTTGAAGGTGCAGGTGCTTTACTCTTTAAAGATGAAGGATTACTAGCAGCATAGCATTCATACATGTTCCTCATAACACAATTAAATTTGTTAAGTTCATCTTGATAGGAATTTTTGTACACCCTCCTTATGGAAAATTCTACAATTTTTCTCTTGAACCTAGggtcaagaacacttgcaatagcaagagcaacattgGACTTCTTCCAATACTTCTCAAACTTAGAACTCATAGAGGTTGCCATGCTACTAATAGTAGGATCATCACTATGACACCAATCAGTTAGTAAAAACTTAATCTCACAGAAGTCTTTGAAAAATAAGTTTGCAGTTGGATATAATGTACCAGAAAATAACTCAGTGAGATCAGAGAACTTTTTCAAGCATGGTAAAAGAGATTTTGCCTTCTCCCATTCTGCAGAAGAAGGAGCAATTTTCTCATACCTACCACGTTCGCAGGACATGAGCCTCTCAAAAGCAATCCTGTAATATAAAGCATCCCTCAACATGGTATACGTTGAATTCCACCTAGTAGAAACATCAAGTGAGAGGCCCGACTTTGTGTTCAATCCACACTCAGTAGCACACTTTAGGAACTCCTCCCACTGCAATGGAGAACCCTTCACAGCCACCACAAATGCTCTAATATTCTGAATTGACGATGCAATAGCACTCATACCATCTTTAGCAACCAAATTAAGAATGTGATTAgcacatctcacatgaaaaaaatagaccATCACAAATTAATGGACAATGCTTCTTGAGTCCTAAGATGACATCCTTAACAGCAACTTCATTTGCAGCAGCATTGTctagagtcaaagaaaatattttcttttcgaAGTTCCATTTCAACATACATGAACTTAAGGTATGAGACATATTCTCACTAGTATGTCGTCCTGGCACATGGAAGAAATTAATAATCCTCTTCTAAATATGCCAATCATCATCTACCCAATGGACAGTCACACACATATACCCCTTATTCTGATTTGATATCCACATATCCATAGTTGCACTCAAGCGGCATTGAAGGGTTTTAAAATAAGCATACATCTTATCCTTTTCTTGCAAATAGAGGTCCATTATATCCTTTCTAACAGTGATACGAGACTTGATAGGAAAGTTTGGACGCAGGGATTTTATAAACTCAACAAAATATTCATGTTCAACTATGTTAAAATGATACTCATACATGATTATTGCAATGTATAACTTCCTCAAACTAacttcttgatcatacttgTATGGTTCAATAACTGTCATACCTTTCTCATGATCAGTTTTTGATTTGAGTTGTTGCTGGCTTTTAACAATACTGTGATAATGCTTTAGATGACTCCAAAACCCTGTGGTTCCTCGATTACTCTCAGCTTTACCTTTGCTGGTTTTGTTATTACACCCTTTGAACTTACATTGTGCCCATAACTGATCAACCTGCTTGCCATTCTCCTCCACTGTCACTGTGTACTTGGTGAAATACTGCCATACATCTGATGTGCTCTTCTTTTGCTGTTTCAAAGGAGGTTGTCCATCATCCTCATGGTCCACATCAATGATATCATCGGCACTTGCACCCACTACACTTGTACTCGCACTTGCACTTGTAGCTGACACCACTTTGTTCTGAGTTCCTATCATCCATTGATAGACAATTGAAAATCAGCAAAGCAAATGAAGTATGAGTTGATGAATCTGCAATTGAGGTTGTAATTGATTATTACCTACAAGCGAGTTCTGAGAGGAAGTGGCGGTAGCATCACGAAATGGGGGCGGATCCATGACCGTGCGCTGTCGGGAAGTCACTTCTCCGGTAGGTGGTTTCATCTAATGAAAGAAACCATTCAGAATGAAGATACTTTCAAGTTAAGTAAACACACATAACATAGGTCATGTAACATAGGTCAACACAGATGACCACCAGATCCATCCACCCAATATGCATCCATATGCAAAGATCAATCTATTATGGTTAAAATATTGAGtatacaaaaataaatagataCATCTACTGATCTACATAACATAAGCCATATGGAAGGAAAGACCTGGAAGCATAAAAAACAACATGTTCACTAAATTATGCATAGCACATTTCAAACTATACAAATATTCAAGTTATAATATGGGGAAGAAACAACAACTATAGGATCAGATCAACACTCATAGTATGCTTCCATGAACACATCTACTATTAGCCTATTATAATTAGAATTTCAGGGCTTAGGTGCTAAGTGCTCAGGCGCTCAGCAAGTCAGCATAGACGAGTACAAGTACATGAAACCACAACTAAATTCACAAATGGACCAGTACGAACTACTCCAACAAGACCGGGATAATTTTTATTCCTTAATCTAAAAAAAAGCAGAATAAAGGTTCTATTTAAGCCTATGATCTGATCACAATTTCCGATCAAATTCaatacttcctcctgcatcGTATATCTCAGCAACTAGCCAACTATACTCTTTAGAGCAAAATCATcaatgaagaagccaccgtgaTGGACACCGCCACACCGGGCAACCTGACCACCTTCAATACTTGGCCTTCGACTCCGGACCACTCCTTCTCGATGGCCACCAGGCTCACCACGACGGAGGAGATGTACTGGGTGGAGGAGATGCCGGCTTGAGAAGATGCACTGGGCGGAGGAGACACCAGCTTGAGAAGATGCACTGGGCGGAGGAGACACCAGCTGGAGAAGATGCGTCGAGCGGAGAAGAGGCGCCGGTTGGAGAAGATGTGACCGCCGGAGAAGATGTGACGGGCGGAACCGCGGAGGAGCTGGATGCCCCAGGCGGAGGAGCCAGATGCGCCGGGTGGAGGGGCCGGATGCGTTGGGCGGAGGAGCTGGATGCGCCGGCCGGAGAGGATGCCCCGGGCGGAGGAGCCGGGCAGTGCGGCGCAAGTCGGCAAGATGGATCCAGAATCGGCGGCTCGGCGCTGGGTTTTCGCGTGACGGCGTGAGGACTGAGGCAGGCGTGCGTGCACGTGAGGCGTGAGGGTTTCTCCGACGGAGCCGGTGGCTGGGTCAGTGTTTGTGTTTCTGTGGCCGTGAGCCCATTGGGAGACGCCGGATCCAATAACCGAAGGCCCAAGTACTGAAGTGAAGTGGGCTGATAAATTTCGGTAAATATCGAAAGCTATATcaatttttttcgaaaaaaTCAGAAAACCGACTAAACGGTCGGAAGTGCCTCAAACCTATTCCATTGCCATTTCCGGGACATTTTACCAATACCGATACCGATTCCGAAAATTACCGATTTCGAAAAATACGGTCGGCAGTTTTCGAAAACGGCCCCCGGTAAATCGGAAATTTCCGTTACCGTTTTCAACCCTAGTTGGAAATAaagtccatcacataagcaaaatattagtgaatttttccatattcttgggaatttatttgagactcttaacaattattacaagttataaaagtagatttttttggagaattttagtttaaattttacatagtcTTTTTGGGTGactccaattaaaataggttgcacatgaattataaaacacgtacaaaaagatttaggatttttggagcaacagaaacCATTGTTTTGAACAGcgggcccaccagccatcgtCTGTTTAGTTCGTTTCGAACCGGAGATGGTGAACATCTACTGTTCACTGCGGCTAACTGGTAGTAGCGAGCGAGGCAGAGCCGATAGGGAGGAACCAAATTTGGCGAGTCTGATAGGGAATTGGTTggaggcttttttttttttaccagctCGGCAAATTTGGCGATTTCTCGGCAAATTTGGTGATAGCGAGCCCTTTGCCGAGTcagttggagatgctctaagtccatgtaaatatttgaattcaagAGGACTTATCCTACTTTACTCTTTCACCTAAGTGACGGCCTAATTGGGATTTGTGTATGTTGTGGAGGCGGGAGAGAACTATAtatattgaatgtattttttacTCAACTTttaaaagaagggaaaacacttttttccttaaaattaagttaaaaatgttaatccataatagggAACCACAGctttacatttttgcaattcTAGATCTGTGCACTATTAAACTGTGAGTGAGTCTGCGCTGTTAACTTGCCATTGTGGGAGTAAGATGGGAAGCTTCATGACCTGTACCTCATAGGAACTATGAGAATCTCTCTTGTGGTGCAGCACTAAGTCAATACCCACTTCCTCCTTTCCTCCCTTCTATATTGTTGCAGCAGTAGTTTAGGGTATCAAATTTATGATTTTGTTGCtgacttttttattttgtgcaGGGAGTAGTTCCTCTAGTACTGGAGCAATTGCTGGTGGAGTTGCTGCGGCGGTGGCCTTGCTATTTGCTGTTCCTGCAATTGGTTTTGCATGGTGGCAGCGCAGGAAACCACAAGAGCATTTCTTTGATGTACCTGGTAAGTATTCAACAGCAGGAGAATTACTTGGAGAATAACATGAATCAACTTAATGTGAGATTTCTAATGTAGCAGCCGAGGAAGATCCAGAGGTCCATCTTGGCCAGCTTAAAAGATTTTCACTACAAAAACTACAAGTTGCAACGGATAGCTTCAGCAATAAGAACATCCTTGGTAGCGGTGGATTTGGCAAAGTTTACAAAGGAAGGCTGGCAGATGGTTCATTAGTCGCTGTTAAGAGACTAAAGGAGGAACGGACACCTGGTGGGGAACTACAGTTTCAAACAGAGGCTGAGATGATTAATATGGCTGTACACTGAAATCTATTGCGCCTTCATGGATTATGTATGACACCAACAGAAAGGTTGCTTGTGTATCCATATATGGCTAATGGAAGTGTTGCATCACGTTTAAGAGGTACTCTGTGTTGTTTACTCCAGTCGTACAGCCTTTTCTTTGTATCTTTCAGTTTGTTATACTTTCTTGACAACAATATCAGActgtaaaaatatttattactaGTTTTATTTTGTAGAACGGCCACCATCTGAACCTGCACTAGATTGgcaaacaagaagaatgattgCATTGGGTTCTGCCAGGGGCCTGTCCTATTTACATGACTATTGTGATCCAAAGATTATACATCGTGATGTCAAAGCTGCGaatattttattagatgaaGACTTTGAAGCTGTAGTGGGGGATTTTGGTTTGGCCAAACTAGTGAATTACAAGGATACCCATGTAACTACTGCTGTTCGTGGGACAATTGGCCACATCGCACCTGAATATCTTTCAACAGGAAAATCCTCTGAGAAGACTGATGTATTTGGATATGGAATTATGCTTTTGGAGCTTATTACAGGACAACATGCCTTTGATCTTGTTCGCCTTgccaatgatgatgatgtcatgCTGCTTGACTGGGTACTTGATTAATGCAATTTCCTCGGTTTAAATTGCAACTAGATATTCATGCCTTTTTGTGGCTTGATACTGTGCTGGGGTTGGTTGCTCACTTTTGCTGTACAATTGTCAAAAATCTGTCAATCGCTTCATCCGATAGCAAATGATTCATCGCAAGGGTCTATGAAAGAAGATATTATTTCTGAATTGGTACAATGTTTACAGCTAAACTAAGCATATGGTTCAGCAGCATGTCTTTGGATCGTTCTTTTTGTCAACATCTTGATTTTGCTTGTACAGGAGTTGCTTTTTTGTGATAAAACACCTGTTTTGACTGGCAAGTTAATAGTGAGTTCATATGCTTTGTGCAGGTCAAGGGATTACTCAAGGAGAAGAAATTGGAGAAGTTGGTTGACCCAGATCTGCATGCTTACATTGACGTTGAGGTGGAGTCGCTGATCCAGGTCGTGCTCCTTTGCACACAGGGCTCCCCAATGGACCGGCCTAAGATGTTGGAGGTGGTGAGGATGCTCGAAGGTGATGGTCTTGCCGAGAGATGGGAGGAGTGGCAGAAGGTACAAATAGTACAGCAGGAGGTCGAGCTGGGTCTGCATCAAAACTCAGTGGATTCTCGACTCAACCGACAACCTCCACGCGGTGGAGCTGTCAAGGCCGAGGTGATGATAGCGCACTCACGATTTTGTAAGGGGTAATAGTGATGTGATGTGTATCAATCATCCTACTTGAATCTCCATTTGTTCATATCAATCGATGGGGGAAGGTGTAGTCAGCCACGAAACGCCCTTGACTTTCCTCCTTGATGTGCGGCAATGGACATCCTACGCGAGAACAGCAGAGCCCAAGGAACTAGTATGCTGCACCAAGGCTCTTGTATTTGTAAGGTGGGAGCGAGGTGCTGTGGCTATCTGCTGAGTCTGCGATAATTGTTCTGACAGCTGACATCAAACTATTTTGTACCAAGTGTAAGGATGGAACTGAACCTGCGGAATCGTTTTGTATCTCCCCTCCTTTGGAAGGATCGGATGATATAGCTGTACCTATCCCGTTTGTAATTGGACTGCACTGGCTGCCAAAGGTTAAATCTTCAATATTCGAATTGTAGCATTCTGATGGTTGCAGTTGTCGATTTGGGGTGTCCCAGTTTTAAATTGAAGATGTTCAGCATAGTGATCGAGTCATTCTGGCCTAAAACGTTGTGATGGTGACGATTATTTCGGTCGATGGAGATAGGAGGCATGTGATCTTCCCTGAATTATCAGGGAAATTTGGGATTTTGCCACTCCTGTGGTTGCCGCTAGCTAAAATGCCATCGGTGAATACGACTTAAAATGCCACTCTGAAATATCGGGCGTTTCAATTTTTCTCTCTTGCTCTGAAATCTGACCACGAATCCATGAAGAGCGTTCTTCATTGTCTCATTTGATATGTTTGCGAGACATCGAGTGGTATATATGCTAAAGCGACTATATTTGCAGCCTCCAACATTCGAATTTGGATCATTTTGGAATTTGAATCGAAGCTTCAACATTCGAATCGAACCGTTCCTTGTCTTCCGTTGTACGGCCGGGATTTTTCCTCCCCAAAACCCCGCAAGCAGGAGAGGGTTCTGCCCCTtctgccccgccgccgccggccgctgGCCGTTGTCTCCCGGCACAGCCATAGCCAGTGAGCCGCCCCATGGTCCTCCcgggcctcctcctccgccgcgccgACGCACCTCTCCGCCCGCCGTACCGCTACCTCTCCCGCCTCCTAGACCGCTACGGCTTCGTGCCCCCGGCCTCCCTCACCCACGCCCCGCGAGAAtcccccgacgccgccgccgccaagaaGCGCCGGGCCAAGAAGCCGCCCTACCGCCCGCCGTCCTCGCTAGACCGCGGTGGGCGCCCGCCCGCGCGCTCGGACCTTCCCTTCGACTTCCGCTTCAGCTACACCGAGAGCACCCCGGGCTCCAAGCCCATCGGGCTCCGGGAGCCCAAGTACTCCCCGTTCGGCCCCGACCGCCTCGACCGACCCTGGACGGGCCTCTGCGCTCCCGCCGTCGACGCCACGCTCCGCGACGTCGCCGCCGAGGACCCCCTCCCCGACGCCGAGAGGGGGCTGGAGGAAGCCCGCCGGCGCGAGCGCGAGCGCGTGCTCGGCGAGCCGCTCACCCCCGCCGAGCGCGCCTTCCTGGTCGAGAAGTGCCAGAAGAACCGCACCAAGCGGCAGATCAACCTTGGTAGGATTTGGTTTATTTTGCTGGAGCAAGAACAGTGGTGAATTTGCCAATTTTTGGGTACATTCCAAATTGGCGTGATGAATGATGTTGATTCATTTGGTTGATTTGTTGTAGGGAGAGATGGGCTTACTCACAACATGCTAAATGACATTCACAATAACTGGAAGAGCTGCGAGGTGGTCAGGGTAAAATGCCTTGGTGTGCCGACGGTTGATATGCAAAATGTGTGCCATCAACTTGAGGTAGGATGCAAGTTTTGCATTTTTAGTCATTGGGTCGACCCATAACTCACTCAGTTGAACTAAAGATACACTTCCACCATGCCAAGTAGGGATGCAAATGAACTAAAGTAGTGACCTAGAACTACCGATTGGGAATTGGGTACCCACTTGCATCACTAACTTGAGGTAGCTACATGTCTCTAGtctccaagaaaaaaaaagccctCTTACTTCAGTTGCAGACTATATGAAGTATATTGACTAACATTTTAGGAGATCATATTTTGATGTCACTCATGTTAGCATTGATTTTCATGTAGAAACCTGATTACCTGAGTACTGTTACTTCTTTTCCAGGATAAGACTGGTGGCCTTATCATCCACAGGCATGGTGGTCAGTTGATACTGTACAGGGGTAGGCATTATAATCCAAAGAAAAGACCTTCAATTCCGTTGATGTTATGGAAGCCAGCTGAACCTATCTACCCGAGGCTAATCAAAACAACAATAGAAGGGCTGACAGTCGAGGAGACAAAGCAAATGAGGAAGAAGGGCCTACATGTTCCTGTTTTGACGAAGCTTGGTAATCATGTACCCCCTTTTCTGCTTAGGTATATGCATGGTAAATGCATGACTAACAAATCATCCTATTTCACAGCAAAGAACGGATATTATGCTAGTCTTGTGCCAATGGTTCGTGATGCCTTTCTGACTGACGAGTTGGTTCGAGTAGATTGTAAGGGATTGCCAAAAAGTGATTATCGGAAGATTGGAGTCAAGCTCAGAGTGAGTTTATCGTATGGGTTGATATTAAAATTGCATATGTGATTTGAAGATGATTTATAGTAGGATATACTAACCACCCTCTTATTTTGGTGCAGGACCTTGTTCCTTGCATTCTTGTCTCTTTTGACAAGGAACAAATTATTGTTTGGAGGGGAAAGGATTATGATGGAAGCTTACAAGATCATACGCAAAAGTCATTCCCTTCAAGTATTGTCTCAGATTGTGCGTCAGTAAAGAAAGAGAATGGTCATCAGGAACAAACATCAAGTGATTGTTCTTCTGATGAGTGTTCTGGGACCAGTAGCTCTGATGAAGCACCAGATGACAAGTCTGTCATTTCTGACCTGGACTCTTCTAGGGCGATCTGACATAGAAATCCACAAAGTTGCCATGTCACCAGAGTGTACAAGCTTGTGTATTATGTATTCGTGTTAGTTATCTTATATCGCCATTGCTATGGCAAGTTGtaggccttttcttttttctatcaTTCATGACTAGTTCTGGCAAATTTATGATTTTGTTCACGTCCTATAGACAATAGTTGCTTGGATGGTACAGGCACATCGCACAATTGTAGCTCGAGGCTCCAGCAGTTCAGTAATTGGAGGACTAGAATGTTGTTATTTTGCTGACCACAAATTATACAAACCTCATTTGACTTTACCCAAGAACGTCATGTAAAGCTCAATGAACAATGATTTAACAATGTTATCCCGTCTTATATGGCCCTGGAGGTGCACTTGAATTTTGGCTTTGTTCCACTGACGATTAAATTGTTTAGTCTTTTcttattctctcttttttttgaatttatatCTGGGGAACTGGctattcaaaaagaaaaaaagctgGGGAACTGGAAAGGAGCTTTACCTAGGTATTGTATTATTTCACTTGTGGGATTCGTTCTGGCTTTAATCAAGAAGACAAGAAGAGGGAATTTCTCATTGGAGAGTTAACACGTTCTATTTCTTGTAAAATTCCAGTGAAAACTATGTGCTGCAGGCAGGGCATGGCAGGGCAGGGCAGAGCATGTTTTGAGCTTTAGGCAGCATGCACGGTCCTGAATATGGTTCTTGCATCACTacatttctctgggttcagGGCGAGAGGAGCATCACTAACAGCAAGTCAACAACTCAGGATCAAGCAATTCAGCCAAGGTGAGATATTCGAGGAAAACAAACTAGACATCAACACAGTTCATATGATCATATCTATGTCTATCTGACAGAGTGACTCGAGTTTGATTTCCTCCAATTCTCACGTTTGGGAGACTGCATCTCGGCGATATACTTAAAACCTCCTGAAATGGGCCATTCGAGGTGAGATATTAGAGGAAACTGAacctcctttcttttctttccatgGATGGTTCAGTTCCCTCTAATCCTCATTCCTAATGGCACATAGGTAGTTTATCTGTTCATGCTGCCTGTAGCCACCAGGCGATCGACTGAAGGTGAGATATTGGAGGAAAACAAGCTGATCAGTGATCATCGTCGATCCATTACAGAATCTGATGATCAATCGGTTTGTTATCCTCCAACT
Protein-coding regions in this window:
- the LOC133896436 gene encoding CRS2-associated factor 1, mitochondrial — protein: MVLPGLLLRRADAPLRPPYRYLSRLLDRYGFVPPASLTHAPRESPDAAAAKKRRAKKPPYRPPSSLDRGGRPPARSDLPFDFRFSYTESTPGSKPIGLREPKYSPFGPDRLDRPWTGLCAPAVDATLRDVAAEDPLPDAERGLEEARRRERERVLGEPLTPAERAFLVEKCQKNRTKRQINLGRDGLTHNMLNDIHNNWKSCEVVRVKCLGVPTVDMQNVCHQLEDKTGGLIIHRHGGQLILYRGRHYNPKKRPSIPLMLWKPAEPIYPRLIKTTIEGLTVEETKQMRKKGLHVPVLTKLAKNGYYASLVPMVRDAFLTDELVRVDCKGLPKSDYRKIGVKLRDLVPCILVSFDKEQIIVWRGKDYDGSLQDHTQKSFPSSIVSDCASVKKENGHQEQTSSDCSSDECSGTSSSDEAPDDKSVISDLDSSRAI